One Streptomyces marianii genomic window, CCTCGCCCAGGGCCACTTCCGCAAGGCGTGCGGCTGGGAGAACGTGCAGAGCTTCCTGCGTGAGCGTGACAACTACCCCGTCGTCGTCTCCGCCAGCGAGTCCTTCCCGACCCGGTGGGACGCCCGCCTGCGGACCACGGACGGTGAGGACCTAGACGACGACATGGCCGAGCAGATGTGGGAGGCGCTCACCCCCGCCGAGCAGTGGGCGCGCGGGATGGAAGCCTTGCGCAACCGCACATCTGATCTCCTGGAGATGACCCCGGACTGGGCGGACTACCGCTTCGGCTCCGCCCTGTCCTTGAGCGACCTCCTGGCCCCCGACCACACTCACCGCCTGGACCGCGCCTTCGCGCTCACCGGCTGAAGCGCGCCCCACGATCCGAACAGGAGCGACTCCTTGGACGTCAGCGTCTACCTCGACCGCATCGCTCTCAAGAACGCGGTACTCACCCTCCTCGTCCCGCCCACCGAGCCCGAACCCCGCCCGAGGGTCGAGGCCACCGGCACGGAGATCAACAGTGAGACCGACAACCCCGCGACTCTGGAGCGGGCTCACCGGCACGCAGAGGAGCTGAGCGCGCTCGAAGGCGACCTCGGCGGAGACGTGGAGGACGTTCAAGCTGAACTCGCCGAACTTCTCGGCGGCGACGACGGGACCGTTGAGACGGCGGACCCGGAGGCCGACCGGAAGACGGCCCACGAGATCATCACTGCCCTGGCCGCGGCCTATCCGCTCCCGCCGTCCGTCAGGGACAGCCTTCCGCTCGCGCCGTGACCCGACGGCGGTCAGCCCGATCCCCTCAGCATCCGCCTGCGGGACGAGCGGCACCGAAGCAGGGGACGAGCCGGAAGTCCCGGAGCTGAGAAGGAGCTCCGCGTCGGCCGCCGCCAGGTCAGGAGGCGCCCCGGGCCGTCGGGGACCCGGGGCCCGAGCGAACTGACCCCCGGGCGGCGCCGCACCGCGAAGGGTGTGGCGCCGCCCGGGGGTCAGTTCGTGAAGGCGTGCCAGATGCTCCACACGACGAGCAGGCCGGCAACTGCTGCGGCGACGGCATCGCCTCCGGAGGGCCGCCAACCAGCGGCGCGGGAGACGGGGCTGACCCACGCGATGCGCTGGATGCGCTCGCCCACCGGGTAGTCGCCGTCATGACGGCGCAGGCGGTGCCGTACGCCGTGCCCCTCCGCGCCGGCTCGGGAGAAGTAGGGCCGGGACGCCGTGCCGCAGCGTGGACATTGGTACGTGAACGCCACGGACGCCCTCCTGATCGATCGGTGGTCACCGGGATCGTAGAGGGCAAAGGGCGTACCCGGGCACGGGCAGGGGCTCTTTCTCGCCGCCGGTCACAGTGCCTCCGGGACGGGGCCCTGCCGCGGCAGAAGTGGTGTCGACGGGCCGTAGACGAGGGTGTCGACAGCCCGTCGACGGGGCTGAGATGAACGGTAGATGCCCTGGTAGATGGGGGTGTAGATGGCGTCTACGCCTCCACGGGACCGGGTCATGCGACCGCGTCAGGGGAGGGGTCGGGAACGGCCTGGAGGTGGGGCAGGGCAGGAGTGCTGAGCGCGGCAGGGACGGGGGTCTCGACGGGGGGTGCGGTGAGGCGGGCGACGGGGCCCTCGTCCTCGGCCTGGAGGGGGTGGCCGGTGGCCCCCCGGCGGGGCCCCGGGGGGCCGGCCGGGAGAGGGCCTTCAGAGCCTCTTCCAGAGAGGTGCCGAACGCCTGCTGCAGCTCGTCGGCGCGGACCCCCCAGGTGGGTCCCTTCCCCTTGGCGCGAACGTTCCTGCTGACGGGGATTCCGGCCGCGGTGCACCACTCCCGCAGCCGGGCCTGGTCCCAGCCATCGAAGTTCCGCCCTTCCTGCTGAAGCCGTTCGAGGAGCTCGGCGATGTGAACGCCCATGTGCTCCGGTGAGGCGTTGTGCACGGCCGCCACGACGAACCGCACGAGCCCGCGGGTGAAGCGGTCCTGCTCAGATTCTTCGTCCTTCTCCCCTGCAGACTTTTCTTGATCATTCCGGGTGGCGGTCTCCTGCTGCGGGGGAGCGATCATCCATGCGGCGATCACCCATGCCACTGCAAGGACGGCGGCAGCGGCCGGCGCGTACGGGGCGATGTACGGCCAGACGAGCCACATGAACAGCCAGACGAGCCCGGCGATGACGACGCCGGCGAACAGGAGGATCAGGCAGCCAAGGCCGATGCGCTCGATCGCGTCGTCGGCGGCGGCCCGGGACGCCCTGCCAGACCCCTTGGCGGCGCCCACTGCCGACTTGCCTGCGGAGTCGTTGTCGGGATGCGAGTCGTCCTGCTCCCGCGCGGCCGGGGCGGCCTTGGCCGGCGGGGCGTCGAGGTTCATGGCCGCCGTCCAGCCGAGCTTGACGCCTCGGGCCGTTTTGCGCAGCAGGAACGAGGCGATGAGGCGCGACCCGGTCAGCAGCGGGAGCAGGAGGAGCCGCGGCGTCTGGCGGGCACCTTCGAAGGGGATGGCGATCTCCTTGAGCAGTGCTCTCATGCGAGCTTGCCCAGCATCGCGCCGATCAGCTTGAAGAGGATCCCCCAGGAGGCGCCTGCCAGACCCCATGAGACGCCCGCTCCCAGCGCGAGGAACGTCGGGGGGAAACGCCGCTGCCACTCGGGCAGGAAGGCCAGGGTGGTCAGGATCAGGGCGGTTCCGGCCGGCGTAAGCCCGGCGACGACGTTCGGGTCGTTGAGCGTCGAGGCCGCCAGGTCGTGTGTGCCCTGGGCGATCATTCTCCAGGTGCCCCCGGCGATGATGAACAGGATGCCGGTCACGGCAGCGAGCCCGGCGAGGGGGCGGCGGTCGTCGAAGTACTTCTTGGTGTACTTCGACTTGTTGCGGATGGCGATGATCAGGACGATGAATCCGGTCGCCGCGAGGGAGGAGAGCCCGACCGCTCCCAGGCCCTGGCCCAGGCTGGCGTCGGCGGCGAGCACGGTGTTCATGGGAGTCACGGGTTGGTGCCTTTCAGATGAAGGGGCCGTTGGAGTACAGGGCGCAGACGAGCAGGGATGTGGCCAGCGGAATGCGTGCCAGCCAGCGCTTGAGCAGACCGCCGTAGCGGGTGCGCCACACCAGCCAGCCGGAGGTGCCGCACATGGTGAGACCGACGACGAGCAGGGAGGTGTCGCTCTGGCTCAGCCCGACGTAGCGGGCGACCGTGCCGGAGGTGTACGGCAGCAGCTCCTGGCCCAGACGCCGTCCGAGCTCGGCGGCCACGAAGACCGCTCCGATGCGACCCAGGGCGCCGAACGGGACGAACGGCGAGAGCAGCTCGCTGCCCGTCACCTTCCATGCCGCGAAGGCCCCGCCGAGCGCCATGCCGGCCCCGAGCAGGCCGCTGGCAGCGGTGACGGCGGCCGGCGGGAACTGGGACAGGTAGGCGTTCAGGCCGATGGCGGAGCCGGCCATCGCCGCGGTGCCATTGAAGGTGATGACGCGCCAGAACCGGCTGGGGCGCCATCCTTTCGCGGGCTGCGTACGGATCTGCAGGGTCGGCTCAGGCTGGGGCACATCGGAGATCTGCGGGGGCGCGTCTTCCTCGCCCGCGGTCTCGTCTTGCTTCGGCGGCTCGGGCTCGGAGGTCTTCTGGACCTCTATGAGGACGGGCCCGCTGCCTTCCGGCACGGTCAGGACGTGACCGGTGTAGGTGTCGAGGTCCGCGTCCTGGTCCTTGTAGAGGCGGTCCCACCAGCCCGGCTTGGACTCGCGCGGCGAGGCCTTCGCCGGTGTGGCCTTCGGCTGGTTCTGGGCGCCGCGCCACCAGTCCGGGGCAGGCTCGTCCGGGGCGTTCTCCGGCGTCGGGGGCGGTGATGCCGGCTTGGGTGGAATGACAGGCTCCGCACCGCTCCCCCGGGGAGCCGACGATCCGTCTTCCGAGGCGCTGACCTGCGCATCTACAGCATCTACAGGGGCATCTACAGCAGCGTCTGCGGGGGCCGGGGCCGGGGCCTCGACCATCTCCCGGTCACCGTCGGGGACGAGCGCCTCGGCGCGCGCAGCGGGTACGGGCACCTCGTCCGGGAGCGGCACGTGGAACGGGTCGGTCTTGTCGTCTGCGGTGGTCATGGTCCCTCCCTCCTCGGAGGCTCCGGTGATCCGCTCGCCCTGGAGGGCGAGGTGGATCAGCAGGCGTATGAACTTCTCGTCGTGGTCGGCTTCGCTGCAGGTCCCTGGCCCAGGCATGGGGACGGCGCGGTGCGTGGGGCCGGGCGAGGCGCCCGGCCCCAGGCAGGCCGCGCGGAAGCGGCCCTGACGGAGTGGCTCAGCCATCGGCCTCGGCCTCGCGCGCCGCTGCCTCTTTCAGGGCCTTGGTCATCCAGCCCGGCGAGCGGCCCAGATTCCTCACGAAGTCCTTCTGCGTCAGGCTCGGGTCGGCCTTCTTCGCGGCGAAGTAGGCCGCGGCCGCCTCGGCGCGCTCCTTCTCCTCCGGGCTCGGGGCGCCGACGGCGGCGTGAACCGAACTCGGTGCCGGCTGCTTCGCGGCGTGCACACGACGGGCGCGGCGTGAATTCACGGGACCCTCGTTCACGCGGTCGTCGGCATCGTTCACGCGCTCCTTTTCACGATCGCGGGGGTGTCCGTTCACGGCCTTGTCCGGCGCCGGGTTCACGGTGTCGGCGCCGTCGTTCACACCGCCCTGTTCACGGTCGGCCGCGCGGTTCACGCTGAGCTGCACCGGCTGCTTCACGCTCCACTCCGGCCGGTTCACGGTCCCGGCTTCACGCGTGAATTCACGCGGCTTCACGATCGGCGTGAATCCGTTCACGGTGCCTGTGACCAGCGGATTCACGCAGTTCACGCGGTTCACGACCGAGCGGTTGACGGTGGGCGTGAACGGCTTCACGCGTGAATCGACGGCGTCGAGCGTCGCGTTCACGCCGGGCCGTGAACCGTTCACGCGTGAACGGTTCACGCGGGCGTCTGCCGGAGCGTGAATCGGAGGATTCACACCCTGCCCGGCGTCCCGATTCACGGACCCCGGTTCACGGCCGGTGGCCTGGTTCACGGCATCCGGCCGTGAACCGGTCGTGTGCTCGGCGCCGAGAATCACGCCGGTGCCGACGCCCTGGTTCACGCGCGGGGAAGGATCGTTCATGCCCTCGCCCATGGAACGCGCCGGGGCTCCGTCCGGGGGCGAGGCGAGAGCAAGGGCGTCGGCGACGTGGGTCTCCAGCGCAGTGCCCTCGGACGTCGAC contains:
- a CDS encoding DUF2637 domain-containing protein; its protein translation is MIVGVVVGGAVVIAGIGFAGSYAAVRDLAIRKGFGTFAHVFPLGVDVGILVLLALDLLLTWLRMPFPILRQTAWLLTGATIAFNGAAAWPDPLGVGMHAVIPILFVVTVEAARHAIGQLARITAGRHMEPIRLVRWLLSPVPTFRLWRRMKLWELRSYDRVLALEQERLVYQARLRTRFGRAWRRRAPVEARLPLRLTRYGLPLNSDRTLASAPVSTSEGTALETHVADALALASPPDGAPARSMGEGMNDPSPRVNQGVGTGVILGAEHTTGSRPDAVNQATGREPGSVNRDAGQGVNPPIHAPADARVNRSRVNGSRPGVNATLDAVDSRVKPFTPTVNRSVVNRVNCVNPLVTGTVNGFTPIVKPREFTREAGTVNRPEWSVKQPVQLSVNRAADREQGGVNDGADTVNPAPDKAVNGHPRDREKERVNDADDRVNEGPVNSRRARRVHAAKQPAPSSVHAAVGAPSPEEKERAEAAAAYFAAKKADPSLTQKDFVRNLGRSPGWMTKALKEAAAREAEADG